A genome region from Anopheles stephensi strain Indian chromosome 2, UCI_ANSTEP_V1.0, whole genome shotgun sequence includes the following:
- the LOC118507923 gene encoding mitochondrial tRNA-specific 2-thiouridylase 1 isoform X2, whose product MFRRVVVGISGGVDSAVSAYLLKKRGFEVCGAFMKNWDLIDESGYCSGEQDLEDAHRLCRMLDIQLEEINFVKEYWSEVFGNFLKDYEAGITPNPDILCNRHIKFNRFFRHARERLGADAIATGHYARTNFGPFLEQYNEQEVRLLMAPDPIKDQTFFLSQITADALRRTMFPIGSLTKRQVKQLATEVGLESYARKKESMGICFVGKRSFQQFIAEYIEPKPGPFVDVDSGREVGRHAGLHHWTVGQKCKIGGCLQPYYVLRKHRETNVIEVASGHEHPLLYTDMVYAEQPVWINAPPGLKRGHVVRCEFRFQHTKPLVGCSVIETTEEHGRERLFVRLDEPLRAITPGQYAVFYRNEECFGSARIVQPGPSVAYSKEWQLKQEAC is encoded by the exons ATGTTCCGCCGGGTAGTGGTCGGTATTTCCGGCGGCGTTGATAGTGCCGTATCAGCCTATCTACTAAAGAAGCGAG GATTCGAGGTATGCGGTgcttttatgaaaaattgggACTTGATCGATGAGTCCGGTTACTGTTCCGGAGAGCAGGATCTGGAGGATGCTCATCGATTGTGTCGGATGCTGGACATACAGCTGGAGGAGATAAACTTCGTCAAAGAGTACTGGTCGGAGGTGTTTGG AAACTTTCTCAAAGACTACGAAGCGGGAATAACACCTAATCCAGACATTCTCTGCAATAGGCACATAAAATTCAACCGCTTCTTTCGCCATGCCCGCGAACGGCTTGGTGCTGATGCGATCGCAACCGGCCACTACGCACGCACCAACTTTGGACCATTTCTGGAGCAATACAACGAGCAAGAAG TACGACTGCTAATGGCACCGGATCCGATAAAAGATCAAACGTTCTTCCTGTCGCAAATCACTGCCGATGCGCTCCGCCGCACAATGTTTCCGATCGGTTCGCTAACCAAGCGGCAGGTCAAGCAACTGGCCACCGAAGTCGGGCTAGAGTCGTACGCACGGAAGAAGGAAAGCATGGGCATCTGCTTCGTGGGCAAACGGTCGTTTCAACAATTTATCGCCGAGTACATCGAACCGAAACCGGGACCGTTCGTAGACGTCGACAGTGGGAGGGAGGTGGGGCGTCACGCCGGTCTGCATCACTGGACGGTGGGACAGAAGTGTAAAATTGGTGGCTGCCTGCAACCGTACTACGTGCTCCGGAAGCATCGGGAGACAAACGTGATTGAGGTTGCGTCCGGACACGAGCATCCGCTGCTGTACACGGACATGGTGTACGCCGAGCAACCGGTCTGGATAAATGCCCCGCCAGGGTTGAAGCGGGGCCATGTGGTTCGGTGTGAGTTTCGCTTCCAGCACACCAAACCCTTGGTGGGGTGTTCCGTTATCGAGACCACGGAGGAGCATGGACGGGAACGGCTCTTTGTAAGGCTTGATGAACCACTGCGCGCCATCACGCCCGGCCAGTATGCGGTGTTTTATCGCAATGAAGAGTGTTTTGGTAGTGCGCGAATAGTGCAACCGGGACCATCGGTAGCGTACAGTAAGGAATGGCAGTTAAAGCAGGAAGCATGTTGA
- the LOC118507923 gene encoding mitochondrial tRNA-specific 2-thiouridylase 1 isoform X1, whose product MFRRVVVGISGGVDSAVSAYLLKKRGFEVCGAFMKNWDLIDESGYCSGEQDLEDAHRLCRMLDIQLEEINFVKEYWSEVFGNFLKDYEAGITPNPDILCNRHIKFNRFFRHARERLGADAIATGHYARTNFGPFLEQYNEQEAVRLLMAPDPIKDQTFFLSQITADALRRTMFPIGSLTKRQVKQLATEVGLESYARKKESMGICFVGKRSFQQFIAEYIEPKPGPFVDVDSGREVGRHAGLHHWTVGQKCKIGGCLQPYYVLRKHRETNVIEVASGHEHPLLYTDMVYAEQPVWINAPPGLKRGHVVRCEFRFQHTKPLVGCSVIETTEEHGRERLFVRLDEPLRAITPGQYAVFYRNEECFGSARIVQPGPSVAYSKEWQLKQEAC is encoded by the exons ATGTTCCGCCGGGTAGTGGTCGGTATTTCCGGCGGCGTTGATAGTGCCGTATCAGCCTATCTACTAAAGAAGCGAG GATTCGAGGTATGCGGTgcttttatgaaaaattgggACTTGATCGATGAGTCCGGTTACTGTTCCGGAGAGCAGGATCTGGAGGATGCTCATCGATTGTGTCGGATGCTGGACATACAGCTGGAGGAGATAAACTTCGTCAAAGAGTACTGGTCGGAGGTGTTTGG AAACTTTCTCAAAGACTACGAAGCGGGAATAACACCTAATCCAGACATTCTCTGCAATAGGCACATAAAATTCAACCGCTTCTTTCGCCATGCCCGCGAACGGCTTGGTGCTGATGCGATCGCAACCGGCCACTACGCACGCACCAACTTTGGACCATTTCTGGAGCAATACAACGAGCAAGAAG CAGTACGACTGCTAATGGCACCGGATCCGATAAAAGATCAAACGTTCTTCCTGTCGCAAATCACTGCCGATGCGCTCCGCCGCACAATGTTTCCGATCGGTTCGCTAACCAAGCGGCAGGTCAAGCAACTGGCCACCGAAGTCGGGCTAGAGTCGTACGCACGGAAGAAGGAAAGCATGGGCATCTGCTTCGTGGGCAAACGGTCGTTTCAACAATTTATCGCCGAGTACATCGAACCGAAACCGGGACCGTTCGTAGACGTCGACAGTGGGAGGGAGGTGGGGCGTCACGCCGGTCTGCATCACTGGACGGTGGGACAGAAGTGTAAAATTGGTGGCTGCCTGCAACCGTACTACGTGCTCCGGAAGCATCGGGAGACAAACGTGATTGAGGTTGCGTCCGGACACGAGCATCCGCTGCTGTACACGGACATGGTGTACGCCGAGCAACCGGTCTGGATAAATGCCCCGCCAGGGTTGAAGCGGGGCCATGTGGTTCGGTGTGAGTTTCGCTTCCAGCACACCAAACCCTTGGTGGGGTGTTCCGTTATCGAGACCACGGAGGAGCATGGACGGGAACGGCTCTTTGTAAGGCTTGATGAACCACTGCGCGCCATCACGCCCGGCCAGTATGCGGTGTTTTATCGCAATGAAGAGTGTTTTGGTAGTGCGCGAATAGTGCAACCGGGACCATCGGTAGCGTACAGTAAGGAATGGCAGTTAAAGCAGGAAGCATGTTGA